One window from the genome of Sphingobacteriales bacterium encodes:
- a CDS encoding type I restriction-modification system subunit M, whose protein sequence is MTANNHSDLGKTLWKIADDLRGSMNADDFRDYMLSFLFLRYLSDNYEEAARKELGKDYPSLNGNGGKTPLSIWYEQNPDDVAEFEKQMRRKIHYVIEPQYLWNNIAYLAKTQSKDLLKTLQHGFKYIENQSFESTFQGLFSEINLDSDKLGKNYEERNKKLCTIIQKIAEGINQFSTDKDILGDAYEYLIGQFAAGSGKKAGEFYTPQRISDILSEIVILDSQNPAQGKKKKIERVLDFACGSGSLLLNIRRKIIEANGTIGKLYGQEKNITTYNLARMNMLLHGVKDTEFEIHHGDTLLNEWSILNEMNPARKLEFDAVVANPPFSYRWEPPEEMAQDFRFKSYGLAPRSAADFAFLLHGFHFLGKEGTMAIILPHGVLFRGGAEERIRNKLLKDGNIDTVIGLPANLFFSTGIPVCILVLKKCKKFDDVLFINAAEHYEKGKRQNTLLPEHIKKIVDTYRERKEEVRYSRRVSMAEIEKNDFNLNISRYVSTTVEEEIIDLNEVNKKLIELDKDITQAKETHNQFLRELGLPPIS, encoded by the coding sequence ATGACAGCAAACAACCACTCAGATTTAGGCAAAACCCTCTGGAAAATCGCAGACGACCTGCGGGGTTCCATGAACGCAGACGATTTCCGCGATTACATGCTTTCGTTTTTGTTTCTGCGCTACCTGAGCGATAACTACGAAGAAGCAGCCAGGAAAGAACTCGGAAAAGATTACCCATCTCTGAACGGAAACGGGGGCAAAACCCCATTGTCCATTTGGTATGAACAAAATCCAGATGATGTGGCTGAATTTGAAAAACAGATGCGGAGAAAGATACACTATGTCATTGAACCCCAATACCTGTGGAACAATATTGCATACCTGGCTAAAACCCAGAGCAAAGATTTGCTTAAGACCTTACAGCATGGATTCAAATATATTGAAAACCAATCGTTCGAAAGCACCTTTCAGGGTTTGTTTTCCGAAATCAATCTGGATTCTGACAAACTCGGAAAAAATTATGAAGAACGCAACAAAAAACTCTGTACCATTATTCAGAAAATTGCCGAGGGCATCAACCAGTTTTCCACCGATAAGGATATTTTAGGCGATGCCTACGAATATCTCATTGGTCAGTTTGCGGCAGGTTCGGGCAAAAAAGCGGGTGAATTTTACACCCCGCAACGCATTTCCGATATTCTTTCCGAAATTGTTATTCTCGACAGCCAAAACCCTGCTCAGGGCAAAAAGAAAAAAATTGAACGGGTTTTAGACTTTGCCTGCGGTTCAGGTTCGTTGCTCCTGAACATTCGCAGAAAAATAATCGAAGCAAATGGGACCATTGGTAAACTTTACGGACAGGAGAAAAACATCACTACTTACAACCTTGCACGGATGAATATGTTGCTTCATGGAGTGAAAGACACCGAATTTGAAATCCACCACGGAGATACTTTGCTTAATGAATGGAGTATTTTAAACGAAATGAATCCTGCCAGAAAGCTGGAATTTGATGCCGTAGTAGCTAATCCTCCTTTTAGTTACCGTTGGGAGCCCCCGGAAGAAATGGCGCAGGATTTCCGTTTCAAGAGTTACGGTCTTGCGCCCAGATCGGCAGCCGATTTTGCCTTTCTGCTGCATGGTTTTCATTTTCTTGGCAAAGAGGGAACCATGGCGATTATCTTGCCGCACGGTGTATTGTTCAGAGGCGGAGCAGAGGAGCGTATCAGAAATAAATTATTGAAGGATGGAAACATTGATACGGTTATCGGGCTACCTGCAAACCTGTTTTTCTCTACAGGTATTCCCGTTTGTATATTGGTCTTAAAGAAATGCAAAAAATTTGACGATGTTTTGTTCATCAATGCAGCCGAACATTACGAAAAAGGCAAACGACAAAACACGCTGCTGCCCGAACACATCAAAAAGATAGTTGACACCTATCGGGAACGAAAAGAAGAAGTCCGTTACTCCCGCAGAGTATCGATGGCAGAAATTGAAAAAAACGACTTCAACTTAAATATTTCACGCTATGTAAGCACAACTGT